TCGCGACGCGCTGCTGCTGGCCGCCTGAAAGCTGGCGCGGCAGCTTGTCAGCCTGATCGCCGATGTTGAGCTTCTCGAGCATGGCGACCGCCCGTGCCCGCGCCTCCAGCCGGTCCATTCCCTGCGCGATCAGCGGGACGGCCGCGTTGCTGGCGGCATCGATGGAGGGGATGAGATTGTACTGCTGGAAGATGAAGCCGATGTTCTGCAGGCGAAATTCGACGAGCGCGGTGTCGTCGAGTTCGTAAATGTCGGTGCCGAAGACCTTCACCTCGCCCAGTGTCGGCCACAGAATGCCGCACATGATCGAGATCAGCGTGGTCTTGCCCGACCCGCTTTCCCCCACCAGGAAAGTCAGCTCGCCCGCGCGGATATCGAGGTCGATGCCGTGCAGCACGGTAATCGTCTGCTGCCCCGCCTGGAAATCGCGCGTGACGCCGCGCGTGCAGATTGCCGCGTCGGGCTTGCAGCCGCCGATGGCGCTGGTGTCCAAGATCGTCCCCATCAGCGGAACACCGAAGCGGGTTCGGTGCGCAGCACATTGCGCAGCGCCAGCCAGCCGGTCAGCGCAAGGATCAGGAACACCGCGACCATGCTGATCAGCGGAATCTGCCAGGGAATATAGAATCCCTTGAAGGTCGGATTGGCGGAAAAGCCCCAGATGAAGAACACCGTACCGAGCACGCCCAGCCCATAGCCGATCAGCCCGACCAGCCCCGCCTGTACCGCCACCATCCGGCGGATCTTGCGGTTGGTCACCCCGATCGCCTTGAGCGCGCCGAACTGCTTGATATTGTCGCGGATGAACAGGCTGAAGGTCAGCCCGACAATGGCCACGCCGACAATAAAGCCAAGCAGGACGGTGATCCCGAAATTGAGCGGGATGCCCGTATTCTCGATTATGAAGTCGATCCCGTCCTGCGCGAATTCGTCGCGCGTCTGCGCTTTCAGCCCGGTTTCGCGTTCGATCCGTTCGGACAGGGCTTTGGCCTGCAGCGGATCTTCGGCGCCCACCAGCACGAAGGACAGGCGGTTGCGCGTTCCGGGGACGTAATTCAGCGCCTGGCTGTATTTTGTGTAAAGCACCACCGTGCTGGTGAAGCTGGGCGTGGCATCGGCGATCCCGCGGATCACCGCGCGCTGGTCGTTGAGTTCGAGCCGTTCGCCGATCGGCGACTGGCCGGGGAACATGCGAGTGGTGCCGACATCGTCGATGATGACGCTGTCGGGCTGCGACAGGACATCGGGCGAGCCTTCGATCATGCGCTTGGGCAGGCCGATCAGCGTGGCATCATCGACCCCGATCACCGCGACCCCTTCGAGATCGCCATCCTTAGTGCGTACGCTGGCCTGCGCGCGGATATGCGGCACTGCCCAGCCCACCCCGGGCACGCTGCGCACCTTGTCGAGCGCAGTGGAAGGCATGGCATAGGCGACGTCGGTCGTCCGGCTGACCGGGTCCATGACCCAGATATCGGCGCTGGAGACATTGTAGACGCCGCTGGCGCCGCGCTCGATCAGATTGACGAAAATGGTCAGCTGCTGGGTGATCAGCAGCGTCGAAAAAGCGATTCCGAAGACCAGCCCATAGAACTTCTGGGCATCTCCGGTGAGCATCCTGATCGCGATCCAGAGCACGTTCGCTTGCCTTCGCCTGACCATTCGTCCATTATTGAACGAGGACGTTCAATTGAACGGAGGCGTTCAGATTGTCAAGTAACGAACCGAAGCGCACCGGGCGTCCGGCCGACGAGGCCAAACGCGAGGCGATCCTGGCCGCCGCGGCCGCCAGCTTCTTCGAGCACGGGTTTGCCGCCAGTTCGATCGAGCAGATCGCAGCTGATGCGGGCGTTTCGAAAGTCACGATCTACAACCGGTTCGGCGACAAGCGCGCGCTGTTTGCGGCGGCAGTCGAGGTCGAATGCGAACAGATCCGGGGCAGCCTGCAAGTCCCCGAGGTCGCCTCGGGCAGTCTGCGCGATCGGCTGACCGCGGTGGGCGAGGCGATGGTCGCGTTCACGTCGCGGCCCAAGATGGTCCAGTTCGAACGGCGCATCGCGGCCGAGACCGAGCATGACCCGGCGGTTGGCGCAGCCTTCCTCGAGGCCGGCCCGCATCGCATGAAGGAGTCTTTCGCGGCGCTGATCGCCGCGATGCACGAAACGGGGGAAGTCGATGTCGCCGACCCCGCGCTCGCCGCCGAGCAGTTCGCCGGCATGTGCAAGGGAATGGGCGATCTCGAACGCCGCTTCGGCGCGCCCGCCGACCCGCAGCGCAATCGCGAGCGGATCGCCGGCGCAGTCGAGGTATTCTGCCGCGCCTATGCCCGCGACCCGTCCTGCGAGACCGAGGCGGGGAGCTAGTTCTCCAGCGAGATCGAGATCCGGCGGTTGCGCGGATCGGTGGGATCGCCCGCGATCAGCGGTTCGGTATCCGCGACCCCTTCGATCCGGCGGAAGCGCTCGCGCGCAATCCCGTGACGGATGAGATCCTGCCG
This genomic window from Qipengyuania sp. HL-TH1 contains:
- a CDS encoding ABC transporter ATP-binding protein, with protein sequence MGTILDTSAIGGCKPDAAICTRGVTRDFQAGQQTITVLHGIDLDIRAGELTFLVGESGSGKTTLISIMCGILWPTLGEVKVFGTDIYELDDTALVEFRLQNIGFIFQQYNLIPSIDAASNAAVPLIAQGMDRLEARARAVAMLEKLNIGDQADKLPRQLSGGQQQRVAIARALVHEPRLVVCDEPTAALDASSGRRVMDLLREVAVAPDRACIIVTHDNRIFDLADRILVLEDGRITHDGSDMPEGH
- a CDS encoding ABC transporter permease produces the protein MLWIAIRMLTGDAQKFYGLVFGIAFSTLLITQQLTIFVNLIERGASGVYNVSSADIWVMDPVSRTTDVAYAMPSTALDKVRSVPGVGWAVPHIRAQASVRTKDGDLEGVAVIGVDDATLIGLPKRMIEGSPDVLSQPDSVIIDDVGTTRMFPGQSPIGERLELNDQRAVIRGIADATPSFTSTVVLYTKYSQALNYVPGTRNRLSFVLVGAEDPLQAKALSERIERETGLKAQTRDEFAQDGIDFIIENTGIPLNFGITVLLGFIVGVAIVGLTFSLFIRDNIKQFGALKAIGVTNRKIRRMVAVQAGLVGLIGYGLGVLGTVFFIWGFSANPTFKGFYIPWQIPLISMVAVFLILALTGWLALRNVLRTEPASVFR
- a CDS encoding TetR/AcrR family transcriptional regulator is translated as MSSNEPKRTGRPADEAKREAILAAAAASFFEHGFAASSIEQIAADAGVSKVTIYNRFGDKRALFAAAVEVECEQIRGSLQVPEVASGSLRDRLTAVGEAMVAFTSRPKMVQFERRIAAETEHDPAVGAAFLEAGPHRMKESFAALIAAMHETGEVDVADPALAAEQFAGMCKGMGDLERRFGAPADPQRNRERIAGAVEVFCRAYARDPSCETEAGS